The DNA window GTTCCCTGAATTTCTCGATCTCACTTTTAAAGCTCACCACCATACCGATAATCTCGGCATCATTGGCTTTCGAGCCAATGGTATTGATTTCTCTGAACAACTCCTGTGCGAGAAAATCGAGTGCTCTCCCAACGGGTTCTCCGTCTTTCATGCGATCGATGGACTGTTCGCAATGACTGCGGAGCCGGGTAATTTCTTCCGTTATATCGCAGCGATCCGCATACAGCGCAATCTCCTTCAGAAGCCGTCCTTCCGGATCGTCCATTTCAATGCCTGCTGCGGCCAGACGCTCCAGAAGCTGAATCCGATATTTCTCCGCTACAGCAGGTGCCTGCTTTTCGATCTGCTCCGTCATGGCCTGCATACCCGCAAGACGCTTTATCATTACGGCCTGCAGCGTTTCGCCTTCTTTTTTACGCATGGAAACCACCTGCAGCACGGCCTCTTCAATGGCAGGCAGAACGATGCCCCACAGCCATTCCGGATCCATTTCTTTCTCTTCCATACGCACTACATCCTGCATGCGTAATAATGAACGAACCGACAGATCATCGACCAGTTTCAGTTTTTTACCGACTTCCCGCAGCTGCGTGACAATATCTTCCGCCAGCACTTCGTCTATTTTCACGCAGGATTTACGAACATCACCTGTGAAAGTAATAGCGATTTCACCACTGACACGGCCACGATTCAAATGCTGCCGCAACAGCTCATGCACTCTGGGCTCCATCTGCAGCAGTTGTTTTGGAAGACGCAGGCATACATCCAGCTGTTTTCGGTTTACCGTGCTTATTTCTACGACTACGTGCACCCCGTCGGCGACAAAATCACCGCGTCCGTATCCAGTCATGCTCATTAAAGCCATTGTATCGTGTCCTTTTAGTTGTCCTGTCCTGCATTTTTCTTCAAGTAGGCTTCAACAAAGCCGTCCAGTTCTCCATCCATAACGGCCTGTACATTGCCGGTTTCGTATTCTGTTCGCAGATCTTTCACCATGGTATAAGGCTGGAATACGTAAGACCGAATCTGACTGCCCCAGGCGATTTCCCCTTTTGCAGAATAGAATCGCTCCATTTCTTTCTTTTTCTGATCGAGTTCCCACTCATATAAACGCGCTTTTAACATAGCCATGGCCTTCGCCCGGTTCATATGCTGGGATCGCTCCACCTGACAGGCAACAACAATGCCCGTCGGCCCATGCGTAATCCGAATGGCGGAATCGGTCTTGTTAATGTGCTGCCCACCGGCTCCGCTGGCTCGATAGGTGTCGATCCGTATATCTTTTTCCTCAATAACGACATCAATACTCTCGTCAATTTCAGCAATGACATCCAACGAGGCAAAGGACGTGTGCCGGCGTTTATTGGAATCAAAAGGACTGATTCTAACCAGTCTGTGCACGCCGCGTTCCGCTTTAAAATGGCCGTAGGCATAGGCTCCTTCCACAAATAGCGTAACCGATTTCACCCCGGCCTCATCGCCCGGCTGATATTCCATAATGGTGGTATCAAAACCATGACGCTCTGCGTATCGGCGGTACATGCGGAGCAGCATATCTGCCCAGTCACAGGATTCCGTTCCGCCAGCCCCGGCATGCAGGCTGATATAGGCATTGTTCATGTCCAGCTGACCGCTGAGCAGTGACTGCATTTCCAGCGTGCGCATTGAGTCGTGTGCACTGTTCAGAATCGACTCCACATCATGAAAGGCCGTGTTACGCTGCGCCTCATCGTCTTCCATCTCTGCCAATTCCAACATGACTTGCGCATCTTCCGCATGTTTCTCAATCTCGGCAAAGGGAACAACGACGGCTTTTAGTGCATTTACCTGAGCAATCAGGCTTTGGGCTTTGGCCTGATCATCCCAGAATCCCGGCTCGGCTGTTTGACGTTCTAGATCTTCGACTTCTCTGCATTTATCTTCGATGTCAAAGATAACCTCGCATTTCTGCCAGCCTTTTCAGGAGGTCTTCCGTCGCTTTTTTGAAATCAGTTATCATTTAAAATGTCTTTCTCTTCGTTGTTAATACAATAGTAAATAAATGACATATATCATGTTATGTCAAATGGTATATCAGATATAATGATGTCTGGATTCTTTTCTTTAAAGTAGTTCATCGTCCATTCCGACGGCAGCAGCAGCACGTGATGTCCCAACACATCCGTGGCCAGCGAACAGCCGCTGGGAACACGAGTGTCCTGAAGCTGCTTCTCTGTTGTTTCCGGCGACAGCCATCGCAACACCGTCCAAGGAGCCGGCTCTAAAATACTTTCGGCACCATATTCTGTTTCCAGTCGGTATTTTACCACCTCAAACTGCAGAGGCCCCACGGCCGCAAGTAATCGCACATTCTGATGCATAGTGTCGTCACGAAGGAACTCCTGCACAACTCCTTCTTCCAGTAACTGATCCATCCCTTTGTTAAATTTCTTAAAGTCGGAAGGATTTGGATTCCGCATAAACATAAAACACTCAGGGGTAAAACGGGGAATTTCACGATACACAATATCAGGATCATTGGTCAGGGTGTCCCCGATGCCAAAACCGGATCGCCCTACAATACCTACAATATCACCCGCATAGGCCTCATCCACGCTTTCTCGCTCCTGACCAAACATTTTTCGCGCATTGGATAATCGGATGGAATCGCCCGTTCGCTGGTGGCGAACAACCATATCGCGTTCAAATTTTCCGGAACATACCCGCAGAAAGGCAATGCGGTCTCTGTGTTTGGGATCCATATTGGCCATAATTTTGAAAATGAAGGCAGAAAACTTGTTATGATCCGTGGGCACGATATTATCGCCGCTTCTGCGGGCCAAAGGCAGGACGGGAAATTTCAAAAAGGAATCCAGCAGCAGTTGCACACCAAAGTTATTTAGCGCACTGCCAAAAAAGACCGGGGTCGTCCCCCCTCGCATAACGTCATCAATATCCAGATCTTCGCCCGCTCCATCCAGAAGATCGACTTCATCAACAAATTGGTCATAAATATCTTCCGGCAATTGACCCCGAATAAATTCATCCTTAATCCCGCCCACCTGAACGCCAGCTTTTTGCGATCCGCCGCCTTCCCTGCGGTCAAAGAGATGCACCTCATTGGTTAACCGATCATAAACCCCTTTGAAATCCATGCCCTGGCCGAGCGGCCAGTTGACAGGATACACGTTCAGCTGCAGCACTTCTTCCAGCTCATCGCATAACGTAAGCGGATCTTTGCAGGGGCGATCCATCTTGTTCATAAAAGTAAAAATGGGAATGCCGCGCCGCCGGCAAATTTCAAATAGTTTGCGCGTTTGTGCTTCGATCCCCTTCGCTGCGTCAATGACCATAATAACCGAATCCACAGCAGTCAGAACCCGATAGGTATCTTCGGAGAAATCTTTATGTCCCGGAGTATCCAGCAAATTCAACTTGTAGCCTTCGTAATCGAACTGAAGCACCGTCGAGCTGATGGAGATTCCTCGCTTTTTTTCCAGTTCCATCCAGTCCGATGTCGCCGACCGCTGGTTCTTTCTCGCTTTTACCGTCCCTGCCAGATGCAATGCTCCGCCATACAGCAGGAACTTCTCTGTTAATGTTGTTTTTCCTGCATCGGGATGTGAAATAATGGCCATAGTTCGGCGCTTATTAATCTCTTGAATCATGATAAACCTTAGTATTGATTATGTTGCACTTGGCAGAGAAAAGTGAAATGTGGCTCCGTCGTCCCGAGAGCTATCTGCCCAAATCCGCCCTTGATGTGCCTCTACGATTTTTCGAGCAATGGACAGTCCCAGGCCTGTGCTGCTCTCCCCTGCGGTTGGCTTGGCACTTAATTTCTGAAATGCACCAAACAGTTTTTCCTGATCCGCTTCACTTAGACCGGGGCCGTGATCTTTAACCGTGACGACGACCATGTGGTTATGTTCTTCGCAGGAAATAAGAATATGCGATTTTGCAGGAGAAAATTTGATGGCGTTGGTAATGAGATTGTCAACCACCTGCGTCAACTTGCTAGAATCGAAAGATACAGCCGGAACGTCCTTTAAATCTAAATCAAATACAATGTTCTTTTTGTCCGCCAGAGCCCGATTGAAACGCAGACGATCGGATACCAGATCAGTGATAGAACCTGATTCTAAATGCAAATCCAACTGACCGCTTTCAATTACTGCCACATCCAGCAATTCATTCACCATCGTCAACATATGGGTACTGGCATCATAAATGGCATTGACAAATTCGCGATGCTCTTCACTCAGATCTTCTGATTCTTCCCTCATGAACTGCGATAAACCACGAATACCACTCAGCGGATTGCGCAAATCATGTGCCGCCATGCCCAGGAATTTGTTCTTTATATCGTTTAGTTCTTTGAGCTTTTGCGTCCGCTCTTTCTCCCGGCGCATCTGCTCCAATGTTTCCAGATTCATCAGCACGCGATTGTACAATTCTTCCTTTAAAAACGGCTTCGGGAGAAAGTCATTTGCCCCATTTTTAAGAAACTTAACGGAATCAATGGGATTGATTTGTGCCGAAATACCAATCACGGCCAACGTATATCTGTCATAATCGCGCCGAATATGGGAAATCAGCTCAAAGCCATCCATACGGGGCATGGCATAGTCCGTTACAACCAATTGAATATCCGGATGCTTTTTCAGCATATCCAGTGCTTCGATACCATCCTCCGCCTCCACTACATTAAATCGATAAGTCTGCAACATCGTACGAATCATAGAACGTGAAAAACGGGAGTCATCTACCACCATGATTTGTACTTCTGTATTTCTTAAAATCCGCTGAACGGACACGACAACAGAATCTAATGTCCCGGGATGACTCTTTATAAAGTAATCAAATACATTTTTCTCCAGCATGGTTTCCCGCAAATCTTCTGTAAACGACCCTGCAAAAACAACAATCGGAATGGAATGCGCTGCAATAAGATCAATAATTTCGCCGTGCGCCGCATCCGGCAGCACAAGATCGAGAATCGCCACGGAAAAATAATCAGACGGCTTACTGTTCAGCAAAAGCTCCGCCTCGCGCAGGCTCTCCACAGCATTCACTTCACAATCCATGCTCTCATTTAATTTCTGGCAAATAATGATGCGATAAAAACGCGCATCTTCGACAACCAAAATTCTGTTCATCATGCTTCCTGACATTTCAATGCGGCTCTTATGCGATGCACACACAACCCGAGATCTTCTGCAGGTTCTGCAAACATACGCCCAGATCAAGCCCGCAGTTATATATAGGTTAACCTAGTATCGAAACGGGGTTTCAATCGCAATCCTTTTTGTTCAATTCATCGATAGACGAGGAAGTAGGTGATCAACTAATGACTCGCTGATCTACATCAAAGAGATACTGCTTCAATAGATTTAACCTAAAAAACGTAAGTAGAGTCTAAATACAGATCATAATATGCGGACATACGTCGCAAATTCAGTATATCACTGAATCCGTGAAACAACTGTCCTTGCTAAACAATGAAAACTCCTTGGTTTTGATGGACTCCCATTCATAAACCGACCCGATTATTTATTTTAAATGTTCCGAAAAACACATCTGTTTAGCTGCTCAGGAGAAAATATGCGCCTGTCTGTCAGATGTAACTTGTGATACACGTATACTATGTTAGGAGCTATCGGTGCTCCTTTGCGAAACCAATGTATCGAAAGGAACTGCAACGCATTATGAACATAAAAATTATACAGGCGGCACAGT is part of the Spartobacteria bacterium genome and encodes:
- a CDS encoding YicC family protein; protein product: MALMSMTGYGRGDFVADGVHVVVEISTVNRKQLDVCLRLPKQLLQMEPRVHELLRQHLNRGRVSGEIAITFTGDVRKSCVKIDEVLAEDIVTQLREVGKKLKLVDDLSVRSLLRMQDVVRMEEKEMDPEWLWGIVLPAIEEAVLQVVSMRKKEGETLQAVMIKRLAGMQAMTEQIEKQAPAVAEKYRIQLLERLAAAGIEMDDPEGRLLKEIALYADRCDITEEITRLRSHCEQSIDRMKDGEPVGRALDFLAQELFREINTIGSKANDAEIIGMVVSFKSEIEKFREQVQNVE
- a CDS encoding peptide chain release factor 2, whose product is MFDIEDKCREVEDLERQTAEPGFWDDQAKAQSLIAQVNALKAVVVPFAEIEKHAEDAQVMLELAEMEDDEAQRNTAFHDVESILNSAHDSMRTLEMQSLLSGQLDMNNAYISLHAGAGGTESCDWADMLLRMYRRYAERHGFDTTIMEYQPGDEAGVKSVTLFVEGAYAYGHFKAERGVHRLVRISPFDSNKRRHTSFASLDVIAEIDESIDVVIEEKDIRIDTYRASGAGGQHINKTDSAIRITHGPTGIVVACQVERSQHMNRAKAMAMLKARLYEWELDQKKKEMERFYSAKGEIAWGSQIRSYVFQPYTMVKDLRTEYETGNVQAVMDGELDGFVEAYLKKNAGQDN
- a CDS encoding peptide chain release factor 3, which encodes MIQEINKRRTMAIISHPDAGKTTLTEKFLLYGGALHLAGTVKARKNQRSATSDWMELEKKRGISISSTVLQFDYEGYKLNLLDTPGHKDFSEDTYRVLTAVDSVIMVIDAAKGIEAQTRKLFEICRRRGIPIFTFMNKMDRPCKDPLTLCDELEEVLQLNVYPVNWPLGQGMDFKGVYDRLTNEVHLFDRREGGGSQKAGVQVGGIKDEFIRGQLPEDIYDQFVDEVDLLDGAGEDLDIDDVMRGGTTPVFFGSALNNFGVQLLLDSFLKFPVLPLARRSGDNIVPTDHNKFSAFIFKIMANMDPKHRDRIAFLRVCSGKFERDMVVRHQRTGDSIRLSNARKMFGQERESVDEAYAGDIVGIVGRSGFGIGDTLTNDPDIVYREIPRFTPECFMFMRNPNPSDFKKFNKGMDQLLEEGVVQEFLRDDTMHQNVRLLAAVGPLQFEVVKYRLETEYGAESILEPAPWTVLRWLSPETTEKQLQDTRVPSGCSLATDVLGHHVLLLPSEWTMNYFKEKNPDIIISDIPFDIT
- a CDS encoding hybrid sensor histidine kinase/response regulator, with protein sequence MSGSMMNRILVVEDARFYRIIICQKLNESMDCEVNAVESLREAELLLNSKPSDYFSVAILDLVLPDAAHGEIIDLIAAHSIPIVVFAGSFTEDLRETMLEKNVFDYFIKSHPGTLDSVVVSVQRILRNTEVQIMVVDDSRFSRSMIRTMLQTYRFNVVEAEDGIEALDMLKKHPDIQLVVTDYAMPRMDGFELISHIRRDYDRYTLAVIGISAQINPIDSVKFLKNGANDFLPKPFLKEELYNRVLMNLETLEQMRREKERTQKLKELNDIKNKFLGMAAHDLRNPLSGIRGLSQFMREESEDLSEEHREFVNAIYDASTHMLTMVNELLDVAVIESGQLDLHLESGSITDLVSDRLRFNRALADKKNIVFDLDLKDVPAVSFDSSKLTQVVDNLITNAIKFSPAKSHILISCEEHNHMVVVTVKDHGPGLSEADQEKLFGAFQKLSAKPTAGESSTGLGLSIARKIVEAHQGRIWADSSRDDGATFHFSLPSAT
- a CDS encoding ADP-ribosylglycohydrolase; amino-acid sequence: MIGSVYEWESIKTKEFSLFSKDSCFTDSVIY